In Anguilla rostrata isolate EN2019 chromosome 1, ASM1855537v3, whole genome shotgun sequence, a genomic segment contains:
- the entpd3 gene encoding ectonucleoside triphosphate diphosphohydrolase 3 translates to MASRLAGSLALFFLLASIAVLIAVAVVQVHKRTYESAGQRFGIVLDAGSSRTTLYLYQWPAEKENNTGVVSQNLSCLVEGPGISSLGQDSIQDQKTWSSLKNCVAKAREAIPPSLHSNTTISLGATAGMRLLRSQNETASDEILQSLENYLKGLPFSFRNASIISGEEEGLYGWITANYLKGNFLERNLWNLWVRPHGGETIGSMDLGGASTQIAFNTPLDEGVGAEGFIRVWLYGYGYNVYTHSFLCYGKNEAHKRVLAALVLAKKSPSKTVENPCFPVGYRTNMSAADIFGSPCTEQRPVYAPHEQFLLVGTGDPAGCRAVVHTIFDLQSCHGLANCSFNGVYQPALSGHFLAYAGFYHTANALKLNRSFTLDLFNSTTFAFCSKNWTTLTANYEIKEKYLMAHCFSANYVYTLLVEGYKFTAETWNNILFEKTVDKSDIAWSLGYMLTLSNMIPAEPKLLRLPMDNSVFAGLLFMFSSLAILSLMFLIISLVRVCY, encoded by the exons ATGGCATCAAGGCTTGCGGGCTCCCTCGCCCTGTTCTTCCTGCTGGCGAGCATTGCAGTTCTCATTGCCGTGGCTGTCGTCCAGGTCCACAAGAGGACTTATGAGTCTGCCGGGCAGAGG TTTGGAATAGTGCTGGATGCTGGCTCTTCTCGCACCACACTGTACCTGTACCAGTGGCCAGCTGAGAAGGAGAACAACACAGGCGTGGTCAGCCAGAACCTCAGCTGCTTGGTCGAAG GTCCTGGTATCTCCAGCTTGGGCCAGGACTCAATTCAGGACCAAAAGACCTGGAGCTCCCTGAAGAACTGTGTGGCTAAGGCCAGAGAGGCCATTCCTCCCTCACTGCACAGCAACACCACCATCTCCTTGGGAGCAACAGCTGGAATGAGACTGCTGAG ATCTCAGAATGAAACAGCCTCAGATGAGATCTTACAGTCCCTGGAGAACTACCTGAAGGGTTTACCTTTCAGCTTCAGGAATGCTTCCATAATCTCTGGGGAAGAAGAGGGGCTCTATGGGTGGATCACAGCCAACTACCTGAAGGGAAATTTCCTGGAG AGAAACCTGTGGAACCTATGGGTGCGCCCTCATGGAGGTGAGACTATCGGATCAATGGACTTAGGGGGTGCTTCAACCCAGATTGCCTTCAACACCCCCTTGGATGAGGGTGTCGGCGCAGAGGGATTTATACGGGTTTGGCTCTATGGCTATGGGTACAATGTCTACACCCACAGCTTCCTCTGCTATGGCAAGAATGAGGCGCATAAGAGGGTTCTGGCTGCTCTGGTGCTGGCAAAG aAGTCTCCCTCTAAGACAGTGGAGAATCCCTGCTTCCCTGTAGGCTATAGGACTAACATGTCAGCTGCAGACATTTTTGGGAGCCCCTGCACTGAGCAGCGCCCAGTCTATGCCCCACATGAACAGTTTCTCCTGGTGGGCACGGGGGACCCTGCAGGCTGCAGAGCTGTTGTCCATACTATATTTGACCTGCAATCCTGCCATGGCCTGGCCAATTGCTCCTTCAATGGCGTGTACCAGCCTGCCCTGTCTGGACATTTCCTG GCGTATGCTGGATTCTACCACACGGCAAATGCTCTAAAACTTAACCGCTCTTTCACTCTGGATTTATTCAACTCCACTACATTTGCCTTCTGCTCAAAAAACTGGACAACA cTTACagcaaattatgaaataaaggAGAAATACCTGATGGCTCACTGCTTTTCAGCAAACTATGTCTACACTCTGCTGGTTGAGGGATACAAATTCACTGCTGAGACGTGGAATAACATTCTATTTGAGAAAACG GTGGATAAGAGCGATATAGCCTGGTCTCTGGGCTACATGCTGACCCTCTCCAACATGATCCCTGCAGAGCCGAAGCTCTTGAGGctacccatggataactcggtATTTGCAGGTCTACTATTCATGTTCTCCTCTCTAGCCATCCTTAGCCTCATGTTCCTCATCATTTCACTGGTGCGTGTCTGTTACTAA